In Vicinamibacteria bacterium, a genomic segment contains:
- a CDS encoding tetratricopeptide repeat protein — protein MRLHGLAIAMIVLAAFVPVLSNGWVSWDDPEALVDNDALRSKGLFVWALTTEHLSHFQPLSWVVWAASGRNFGWTPETFHGLSVLVHVLNAILLYLLIFRLSGKAVAALLGALLYAVHPLRVEVVAWASAFPYLLSTAFLLGATLLYLRSRLALSVLAYAVSLLARPVALAFPLVLIVLDILVFRRKRHARFLAEKIPFLVLSAAGLLLEGSRRPFLDLERFGLGARLTLAADSLLAQLSRSVWPVRLTPLDPLPIEPRVDWLLLGLGSLVLLTSAWIVWHFRSRHPAALAVWASWLLLALPSLGLAPSGLQATADRYTYVPALALAVGLGGLLVRSPAVWRWVAVAAIAVLSVATYRQSLWWRDSLALWGRAVELDPENDLALYFYASALSRAAKADEAIQSYRKLLQLEPEHGPARTDLANLLSREADARAGRGELESAVGIYDEALALAPGFVSARENRAMALFELGRYEEALSALRAADEEGMSRPEIAGALAVLENAEGNLKKAVFVLDSGLERFPDDLALTHNLARLLATRPDAFPERRREAVDLAERVVARTERRDPRALDTLAMALAVDGSIQEARRLFEEATNVARRR, from the coding sequence GTGCGGCTTCACGGTCTTGCGATCGCGATGATCGTTCTCGCCGCCTTTGTGCCCGTTCTTTCGAACGGCTGGGTCTCCTGGGACGACCCCGAGGCGCTCGTGGACAACGACGCGCTTCGTTCGAAGGGGCTCTTCGTCTGGGCCCTCACCACCGAGCATCTCAGCCACTTTCAGCCGCTCTCGTGGGTGGTCTGGGCGGCAAGCGGTCGAAACTTCGGGTGGACCCCCGAGACGTTTCATGGCCTCAGTGTTCTCGTCCACGTTCTCAACGCGATTCTCCTCTACCTCCTCATCTTCCGGTTGTCCGGCAAAGCGGTGGCGGCCCTCCTCGGCGCGCTTCTCTACGCCGTCCATCCGCTGCGGGTCGAGGTCGTCGCCTGGGCAAGCGCTTTCCCGTATCTTCTCTCCACGGCGTTTCTGCTCGGGGCGACGCTCCTTTACCTCCGTTCCCGGCTCGCGCTTTCGGTCCTCGCCTACGCGGTTTCCCTGCTCGCGAGGCCGGTGGCGCTTGCCTTTCCGCTCGTGCTGATCGTCCTGGACATCCTCGTTTTTCGCCGGAAACGTCACGCCCGGTTCCTCGCCGAGAAGATTCCGTTCCTCGTGCTCTCGGCGGCCGGGCTTCTCCTCGAGGGGAGCCGTCGTCCGTTTCTGGATCTCGAGAGGTTCGGGCTCGGTGCCCGCCTCACGCTCGCAGCCGATTCGCTTCTGGCGCAGCTGAGCCGGTCCGTCTGGCCGGTGCGGTTGACCCCACTCGATCCGCTCCCGATCGAGCCTCGCGTCGACTGGCTCCTCCTCGGCCTCGGAAGCCTAGTGCTTCTGACGAGCGCGTGGATCGTCTGGCATTTTCGTTCCCGCCATCCCGCAGCGCTCGCGGTGTGGGCGAGTTGGCTTCTTCTTGCCCTGCCGTCTCTCGGTCTCGCCCCGAGCGGACTCCAGGCGACGGCGGACCGCTACACCTACGTTCCGGCGCTCGCTCTCGCCGTGGGGCTCGGCGGGTTGCTGGTGCGCTCGCCCGCGGTCTGGCGATGGGTCGCCGTCGCGGCCATCGCGGTTCTCTCGGTCGCGACCTATCGGCAATCCCTGTGGTGGAGGGACTCACTCGCGCTCTGGGGGCGAGCGGTCGAGCTCGATCCCGAGAACGATCTGGCACTCTACTTCTACGCGAGCGCCTTGTCTCGGGCGGCGAAAGCCGATGAAGCCATTCAAAGTTATCGAAAACTCCTTCAGCTCGAGCCGGAGCACGGACCGGCTCGAACGGATCTCGCAAACCTCCTCTCTCGGGAGGCGGATGCCCGGGCGGGCCGAGGAGAGCTCGAGAGCGCCGTCGGGATTTACGATGAAGCTCTCGCTCTCGCGCCCGGGTTCGTGTCGGCTCGGGAGAACCGCGCGATGGCCCTCTTCGAGCTCGGACGATACGAAGAAGCCCTCTCCGCGCTTCGCGCGGCAGACGAAGAGGGCATGTCCCGTCCGGAGATCGCCGGCGCGCTCGCGGTGCTCGAGAACGCGGAGGGCAATCTGAAGAAAGCGGTCTTTGTTTTGGATTCCGGGCTCGAGCGATTCCCTGACGACCTCGCCCTCACGCACAACCTGGCCCGGCTTCTGGCCACTCGTCCCGACGCGTTTCCTGAACGAAGGCGTGAGGCGGTGGATCTGGCGGAGCGTGTGGTGGCGAGAACCGAACGGCGGGATCCGAGGGCCCTCGACACGCTGGCGATGGCACTTGCTGTTGACGGCTCAATCCAAGAAGCCCGTCGACTCTTCGAGGAAGCGACGAATGTGGCACGGAGGCGGG